Proteins encoded within one genomic window of uncultured Sphingopyxis sp.:
- the hppD gene encoding 4-hydroxyphenylpyruvate dioxygenase → MADLFENPLGLDGFEFVEFSAPEKGILEPVFERMGFTRIARHRSKQVELWRQGGINLIANYEPQSPAAYFAAEHGPSACGMGWRVRDAAKAYAEAIARGAEPVEVKTGPMELRLPAIRGIGGSIIYLIDRYEGKSGDGDLSIYDIDFVYEDGVDRHPVGAGLQVIDHLTHNVYGGRMAHWAAFYERIAGFREIRYFDIKGEYTGLTSKAMTAPDGKIRIPLNEEGAGGGGQIEEYLRAYNGEGIQHIAFACDDLYAAWDKLKAFGNPFAPSPPETYYELLAERLPGHGEPVDELKSRGLLLDGSTTEGDPRLLLQIFGQTVIGPVFFEFIQRKKDEGFGEGNFTALFKSMELDQIRRGALEVKENA, encoded by the coding sequence ATGGCCGACCTGTTCGAAAACCCGCTGGGCCTCGACGGCTTCGAATTTGTCGAATTTTCGGCGCCCGAAAAGGGCATTCTCGAACCCGTATTCGAACGCATGGGCTTCACCCGCATCGCCCGCCACCGCTCGAAGCAGGTCGAACTGTGGCGCCAGGGCGGGATCAATTTGATCGCCAATTACGAACCGCAATCGCCCGCGGCCTATTTCGCCGCCGAGCACGGCCCGTCGGCGTGCGGCATGGGCTGGCGCGTCCGCGATGCCGCCAAGGCCTATGCCGAGGCGATCGCGCGCGGTGCCGAGCCGGTCGAGGTCAAGACGGGCCCGATGGAACTGCGCCTGCCCGCGATCCGCGGTATCGGCGGCTCGATCATCTATCTGATCGACCGTTATGAAGGCAAAAGCGGGGACGGCGACCTCTCGATCTACGACATCGACTTCGTCTATGAGGACGGCGTCGATCGCCATCCGGTCGGCGCGGGGCTGCAGGTCATCGATCACCTGACGCACAATGTCTACGGCGGCCGGATGGCGCATTGGGCCGCCTTCTACGAGCGCATCGCGGGCTTCCGCGAGATTCGCTATTTCGACATCAAGGGCGAATATACCGGCCTCACCTCGAAGGCGATGACTGCCCCCGACGGCAAGATCCGCATCCCGCTGAACGAAGAAGGCGCGGGCGGCGGCGGCCAGATCGAGGAATATCTGCGCGCCTATAATGGCGAGGGCATCCAGCATATCGCCTTCGCCTGCGACGATCTCTATGCCGCGTGGGACAAGCTGAAAGCATTCGGCAACCCCTTCGCGCCGTCGCCGCCCGAGACCTATTACGAGCTGCTCGCCGAGCGCCTGCCCGGCCACGGCGAGCCCGTCGACGAACTCAAGTCGCGCGGCCTGCTCCTCGATGGCTCGACAACCGAGGGCGACCCGCGCCTGCTGCTCCAGATCTTCGGCCAGACGGTGATCGGCCCCGTCTTCTTCGAGTTCATCCAGCGCAAGAAGGACGAAGGCTTCGGCGAGGGCAATTTCACCGCGCTCTTCAAGTCGATGGAACTCGACCAGATTCGCCGCGGGGCGCTGGAAGTAAAAGAGAACGCCTGA
- a CDS encoding YqaA family protein, with the protein MIQNLYNWTMEKSAHPHAEYWLALVSFIEASFFPIPPHPLLGLMCLADPKKAVRYALICTIASVAGGMLGYLIGFFLYESVGLALLGALGLTDAFPPAACYLRKYGAEIILIKGATPIPFKLLTITAGFIHMSFWTFLWASFASRAFSFMLVGILFRLFGAPIKAFIDKYLIWVTGAFLVAVVAGFLAIGALSGDGETKAADKCSGATLESIGLDRK; encoded by the coding sequence ATGATCCAGAATCTCTACAACTGGACCATGGAGAAATCCGCGCATCCACACGCCGAATATTGGCTGGCGCTGGTCTCCTTCATCGAGGCGAGTTTCTTTCCGATCCCGCCGCATCCGCTGCTGGGGCTGATGTGCCTCGCCGATCCGAAGAAGGCGGTGCGCTATGCGCTCATCTGCACGATCGCGTCGGTCGCCGGCGGGATGCTCGGCTATCTGATCGGCTTCTTCCTCTATGAAAGCGTCGGGCTGGCGCTGCTCGGCGCGCTCGGGCTGACCGACGCTTTTCCGCCCGCCGCCTGCTATCTACGCAAATATGGCGCCGAGATTATCCTGATCAAAGGCGCGACGCCGATCCCGTTCAAGCTGCTGACGATCACCGCCGGCTTCATCCACATGAGCTTCTGGACCTTCCTGTGGGCGAGTTTCGCCAGCCGGGCCTTTTCCTTCATGCTCGTCGGCATCCTGTTCCGGCTGTTCGGGGCGCCGATCAAGGCGTTTATCGACAAATATCTGATCTGGGTCACCGGCGCCTTCCTCGTCGCGGTGGTCGCGGGCTTCCTCGCGATCGGCGCGCTGTCGGGCGACGGCGAGACGAAGGCGGCCGACAAATGCAGCGGCGCGACGCTGGAAAGCATCGGGCTGGATCGGAAGTAA
- a CDS encoding VOC family protein, with the protein MTSQSPIKLGGVHHAAYRCRDAKETVDWYERMLGMTYTTAFAEDHVPSTGEYDPYMHVFLDAGNGNILAFFELPNQPDMGRDENTPIWVQHLAFKVGSYDELVAAKEHLTANGVDVLGPTHHGIFKSIYFFDPNGHRVELACDIGTDEQYAELKRVAPLMLDEWSRTKKAPRHADWLHQTANE; encoded by the coding sequence ATGACCAGCCAATCGCCTATCAAATTGGGCGGCGTCCACCACGCCGCCTATCGCTGCCGCGATGCGAAGGAGACGGTCGACTGGTACGAGCGCATGCTCGGCATGACCTATACGACCGCCTTCGCCGAGGATCATGTGCCGTCGACCGGCGAGTACGACCCTTACATGCACGTCTTCCTCGACGCGGGGAACGGCAATATCCTCGCTTTTTTCGAGCTGCCCAACCAGCCCGACATGGGCCGCGACGAGAATACCCCGATATGGGTCCAGCATCTCGCGTTCAAGGTCGGCAGCTATGACGAGCTGGTCGCCGCGAAGGAGCATCTGACCGCGAACGGCGTCGACGTGCTCGGCCCGACGCACCACGGCATCTTCAAGTCGATCTATTTCTTCGACCCCAACGGCCACCGCGTCGAACTCGCATGCGACATCGGCACCGATGAACAATATGCCGAACTGAAGCGCGTCGCGCCGTTGATGCTCGACGAGTGGAGCCGGACGAAAAAGGCGCCGCGCCACGCCGATTGGCTGCATCAGACGGCTAACGAATGA
- a CDS encoding VOC family protein yields the protein MADLAPFHIAFPVDNLDAARHFYGAVLGCSEGRSAPDWIDFNLYGHQIVAHRIDTPRGRAAHNPVDGHDVPVPHFGVVLPPAEWQALAERLKAYDVAFVIEPHTRFPGQPGEQSTMFFLDPAGNALEFKAFADLAQLFAK from the coding sequence ATGGCCGACCTCGCCCCCTTTCACATCGCCTTTCCCGTCGATAACCTCGATGCCGCGCGCCATTTCTACGGAGCGGTTCTCGGCTGTTCCGAAGGACGCAGCGCCCCCGACTGGATCGACTTCAATCTCTACGGCCACCAGATCGTCGCGCACCGCATCGATACGCCGCGCGGCAGGGCGGCGCATAATCCGGTCGACGGGCATGACGTGCCCGTGCCGCATTTCGGCGTCGTGCTGCCGCCCGCCGAATGGCAGGCGCTCGCCGAGCGGCTGAAGGCGTACGATGTCGCATTCGTGATCGAACCGCACACGCGCTTCCCGGGCCAGCCGGGCGAGCAGTCGACGATGTTCTTTCTCGACCCCGCGGGCAATGCGCTCGAGTTCAAGGCCTTTGCTGATCTGGCGCAATTGTTCGCGAAATAG
- the purH gene encoding bifunctional phosphoribosylaminoimidazolecarboxamide formyltransferase/IMP cyclohydrolase, whose protein sequence is MTDLIPVRRALLSVSDKAGLAELAAALVKHGVELVSTGGTAKALREAGHDVLDVSDLTGFPEMMDGRVKTLHPTVHGGILAVRDDAAHVASMEEHGIGAIDLVVVNLYPFLKTMMSGADRDTIIENIDIGGPAMVRSAAKNHAFVGIVTEPEDYAAVIAEMDANHGATTIALRRRLAATAFAHTANYDGTIARWFAIADQGKTFPDTLPLTAKLANELRYGENPHQKAALYIPAVPGPRGIAGAEQVQGKELSYNNINDADAALELVAEFREAEPTCVIVKHANPCGVAVAQDPLHAYQQAFKTDPTSAFGGIIAVNRPLDGATAELISGIFTEVVCAPDADADARAVFAKKKNLRLLLTGELPDPARGGLMLKGITGGWLAQSRDNGRITRADLKVVTERAPSGEELTDALFAWTVAKHVKSNAIVYAKGGSTAGIGAGQMNRRDSARIAAVKAREAAESHGWAQPRTVGSAVASDAFFPFADGLLAAVEAGATCVIQPGGSIRDDEVIAAANEAGLAMVFTGMRHFRH, encoded by the coding sequence ATGACCGACCTGATTCCCGTCCGCCGCGCCCTTCTGTCCGTCAGCGACAAGGCGGGGCTCGCCGAGCTTGCCGCCGCGCTCGTCAAACATGGCGTCGAACTGGTGTCGACCGGCGGCACCGCGAAGGCGCTGCGCGAAGCCGGCCACGATGTTCTCGACGTGTCGGACCTCACCGGCTTTCCCGAGATGATGGACGGCCGCGTCAAGACGCTGCACCCGACGGTCCATGGCGGCATCCTCGCGGTGCGCGACGATGCGGCGCATGTCGCATCGATGGAAGAGCATGGCATCGGCGCGATCGATCTGGTCGTCGTCAACCTCTACCCCTTCCTGAAAACGATGATGAGCGGGGCCGACCGCGATACAATTATCGAAAATATCGACATCGGCGGCCCCGCAATGGTGCGTTCGGCGGCGAAAAATCATGCCTTCGTCGGCATCGTGACCGAGCCCGAGGATTATGCCGCGGTGATCGCGGAAATGGACGCCAACCATGGCGCCACGACGATCGCGCTGCGCAGGCGGCTCGCGGCGACGGCCTTTGCCCACACCGCAAATTACGACGGCACGATCGCGCGCTGGTTCGCGATCGCCGATCAAGGCAAGACTTTCCCCGACACCCTGCCGTTGACCGCGAAGCTGGCAAACGAGCTGCGCTATGGCGAAAACCCGCATCAGAAGGCGGCACTATATATTCCCGCCGTGCCCGGACCGCGCGGCATCGCCGGCGCCGAGCAGGTCCAGGGCAAGGAACTGAGCTATAACAATATCAACGACGCCGACGCCGCGCTTGAACTGGTCGCCGAATTCCGCGAGGCCGAGCCGACCTGCGTGATCGTCAAGCACGCCAATCCGTGCGGGGTGGCCGTGGCGCAAGATCCGCTGCACGCCTACCAGCAAGCCTTCAAGACCGATCCCACCTCGGCATTCGGCGGCATCATCGCGGTCAACCGGCCGCTCGACGGCGCGACCGCCGAGCTGATCAGCGGCATTTTCACCGAAGTCGTCTGCGCGCCCGACGCCGACGCCGATGCGCGCGCGGTGTTCGCGAAGAAGAAGAATCTGCGGCTGCTGCTGACCGGCGAGCTGCCCGATCCGGCGCGCGGCGGACTGATGCTCAAGGGCATAACCGGCGGCTGGCTCGCGCAGAGCCGCGACAATGGCCGCATCACCCGCGCCGACCTGAAGGTCGTCACCGAGCGCGCACCGAGCGGGGAGGAGCTGACCGACGCGCTCTTCGCCTGGACCGTCGCCAAGCATGTGAAGTCGAACGCGATCGTCTATGCCAAGGGCGGCTCGACCGCGGGCATCGGCGCCGGGCAGATGAACCGCCGCGACAGCGCGCGCATCGCCGCGGTGAAGGCACGCGAAGCCGCGGAATCGCACGGCTGGGCGCAGCCGCGCACCGTCGGCAGCGCGGTCGCGAGCGACGCCTTCTTCCCCTTTGCCGACGGCCTGCTCGCCGCGGTCGAGGCGGGCGCGACCTGCGTCATCCAGCCGGGCGGCTCGATCCGCGACGACGAGGTGATCGCCGCGGCGAACGAAGCGGGGCTGGCGATGGTGTTCACCGGGATGCGGCATTTCCGGCACTAA
- a CDS encoding ABC-F family ATP-binding cassette domain-containing protein codes for MLTINGLTVRLGGRTILDRATASLPGKSRTGLIGRNGAGKSTLMKVMIGQLEADEGGIEMPRKTRVGYIAQEAPSGSATPFETVLAADTERAALLAASEVEQDAHKLGDIHERLIAIDAYAAPARAARILIGLGFDEEMQGRPLDSYSGGWKMRVALAALLFSNPDLLLLDEPSNHLDLEATMWLESFLRAYPGQLVVISHERDLLNNVVDHILHLEGGKVTLYPGGYNDFERQRAERIAQLAAAKAAQDAQRAKLQDYVARNSARASTAKQAQSRAKQLAKMQPIAAVAEDPSLVFDFPSPDELKPPLITLDLASVGYAPGEPILTRLNLRIDPDDRIALLGRNGNGKTTLARLLAAQLTPMDGAMAASGKMRVGYFTQYQVEELDGADTPLGHMTRVMAGKTPGAVRAQLGRFGFTGNKATTEVGKLSGGERARLALALITRDAPHLLILDEPTNHLDVDAREALVQALNGFDGAVLIVSHDRHMLELTADRLVLVDGGTARDFDGSMDDYVAFILGKGAANDDAKGAPAKPKDAKAARQEAAKAREAQAALRKSAKDHEVQAEKLNKQISAIDRAMFDPASAEPALAKLTMGDLAQRRGKVAAELERVEAAWMEALEAIETAAA; via the coding sequence ATGCTGACGATCAATGGCCTCACCGTGCGCCTCGGCGGGCGCACCATCCTCGACCGCGCGACCGCGAGCCTGCCGGGCAAGAGCCGCACAGGCCTGATCGGTCGCAACGGCGCGGGCAAATCGACCCTGATGAAGGTGATGATCGGCCAGCTCGAAGCCGACGAGGGCGGGATCGAAATGCCGCGCAAGACGCGCGTCGGTTATATCGCGCAGGAAGCGCCGAGCGGCAGCGCGACGCCGTTCGAGACGGTGCTCGCCGCCGACACCGAGCGCGCCGCGCTGCTCGCGGCGTCGGAGGTCGAGCAGGACGCGCACAAGCTCGGCGACATCCACGAACGGCTGATCGCGATCGACGCCTATGCCGCGCCGGCGCGGGCCGCGCGCATCCTGATCGGCCTCGGTTTCGACGAGGAGATGCAGGGGCGCCCGCTTGACAGCTATTCGGGCGGGTGGAAGATGCGCGTCGCGCTCGCGGCGCTGCTGTTCTCGAACCCCGACCTGCTGCTGCTCGACGAGCCGTCGAACCACCTCGACCTCGAAGCGACGATGTGGCTCGAAAGCTTTCTGCGCGCCTATCCCGGCCAGCTCGTCGTGATCAGCCACGAACGCGACCTGCTCAACAATGTCGTCGACCATATCCTGCACCTCGAGGGCGGCAAGGTGACCCTCTATCCCGGCGGCTATAATGATTTCGAGCGCCAGCGCGCCGAGCGCATCGCGCAGCTTGCCGCCGCCAAGGCCGCGCAGGACGCGCAGCGCGCCAAGCTGCAGGATTATGTCGCGCGCAACAGCGCGCGCGCCTCGACCGCGAAACAGGCGCAGTCGCGCGCCAAGCAACTCGCGAAGATGCAGCCGATCGCCGCGGTCGCCGAGGACCCCAGCCTCGTCTTCGATTTTCCGAGCCCCGACGAGCTCAAGCCGCCGCTGATCACCCTCGACCTCGCGAGCGTCGGCTATGCGCCGGGCGAACCGATCCTGACGCGGCTCAACCTGCGCATCGATCCCGACGACCGTATCGCGCTGCTCGGCCGCAACGGCAATGGCAAGACGACGCTCGCACGCCTGCTCGCGGCGCAGCTGACGCCGATGGACGGCGCGATGGCGGCGTCGGGCAAGATGCGCGTCGGCTATTTCACGCAGTATCAGGTCGAGGAACTTGACGGCGCCGACACGCCGCTCGGCCATATGACGCGCGTGATGGCGGGCAAGACGCCGGGGGCGGTGCGCGCGCAACTGGGGCGTTTCGGCTTCACCGGCAACAAGGCGACGACCGAGGTCGGCAAGCTGTCGGGCGGCGAACGCGCGCGGCTCGCGCTCGCGCTGATCACGCGCGACGCGCCGCACCTCCTCATCCTCGACGAGCCGACCAACCACCTCGACGTCGATGCGCGCGAGGCGCTGGTGCAGGCGCTGAACGGCTTCGACGGCGCGGTGCTGATCGTCAGCCACGACCGCCACATGCTCGAACTCACCGCCGACCGGCTCGTGCTCGTCGATGGCGGCACCGCGCGCGATTTCGACGGCAGCATGGACGATTATGTCGCCTTCATCCTCGGCAAGGGTGCAGCGAACGACGATGCCAAGGGCGCGCCCGCCAAACCCAAGGACGCCAAGGCCGCGAGGCAGGAAGCCGCGAAGGCGCGCGAAGCACAGGCTGCGCTGCGCAAAAGCGCCAAGGATCACGAGGTGCAGGCCGAGAAGCTGAACAAGCAGATTTCGGCAATCGACCGCGCGATGTTCGACCCCGCGAGCGCCGAACCCGCGCTCGCCAAGCTGACGATGGGCGACCTCGCGCAGCGCCGCGGCAAGGTCGCGGCGGAACTGGAGCGCGTCGAGGCGGCGTGGATGGAAGCTCTCGAGGCGATCGAGACGGCAGCGGCCTAG
- a CDS encoding phytase has protein sequence MRRLLTLLPLLSLAGCAAGAPMITGLPPVQVTASGETQPVGTNRADAADDPAIWVDPANPNHALIVATDKKAGLHVYDLAGKDIAFTQAGLVNNVDVAGDIIVASDRNDGVNAHLAVFRLDAEGPAIIPRGRAAAGTGEAYGLCLKKSAPGQPITAALIVKDGTVRVGTLTLVEGAAPGFAVVWEHKIPTQSEGCVFDGDTLYVGEEDGGIWELKPDGKGATARLVAPVDNQRLVADVEGLATIDHKGERYLIASSQGDNAYAVFRLPGMDYVGRFAVAAGAYGATSETDGIEAVAGNFGPDYPDGIFLAQDGDNGALAQNFKLVRWDRIAAALGL, from the coding sequence ATGCGCCGCCTCCTCACTCTGCTCCCGCTCCTTTCGCTCGCCGGCTGCGCCGCGGGCGCGCCGATGATCACCGGCCTGCCGCCGGTCCAGGTAACCGCGAGCGGCGAAACGCAGCCCGTGGGCACGAACCGCGCCGACGCCGCCGACGATCCGGCGATCTGGGTCGATCCCGCCAACCCGAACCACGCGCTGATCGTCGCGACCGACAAGAAGGCGGGGCTGCACGTCTACGACCTTGCGGGCAAGGACATCGCCTTCACGCAGGCGGGCCTCGTCAACAATGTCGATGTCGCGGGCGACATCATCGTCGCGAGCGACCGCAACGACGGGGTGAACGCGCATCTCGCGGTCTTCCGCCTCGATGCGGAGGGGCCGGCGATCATCCCGCGCGGACGCGCCGCGGCGGGCACGGGCGAAGCCTATGGCCTGTGCCTCAAGAAAAGCGCGCCCGGCCAGCCGATCACCGCGGCGCTGATCGTCAAGGACGGCACGGTGCGCGTCGGCACGCTGACGCTGGTCGAGGGCGCGGCACCGGGCTTCGCGGTCGTGTGGGAGCACAAGATTCCGACCCAGTCCGAAGGCTGCGTCTTCGACGGCGATACGCTTTATGTCGGCGAGGAAGACGGCGGCATCTGGGAATTGAAACCGGACGGCAAGGGAGCGACCGCGCGCCTTGTCGCGCCGGTCGACAACCAGCGCCTCGTCGCCGACGTCGAGGGGCTTGCGACGATCGATCACAAGGGCGAACGCTATCTGATTGCGTCGAGCCAGGGCGACAACGCCTATGCGGTCTTCCGCCTGCCCGGCATGGATTATGTCGGGCGCTTCGCGGTCGCCGCCGGCGCATATGGCGCGACGAGCGAGACCGACGGGATCGAAGCGGTCGCGGGCAACTTCGGCCCCGATTATCCCGACGGGATTTTCCTCGCGCAGGACGGCGACAATGGCGCGCTGGCGCAGAATTTCAAGCTGGTGCGCTGGGACCGGATCGCGGCGGCGCTGGGGCTGTAA
- a CDS encoding TonB-dependent receptor, with protein MHKFRTVRSRILIGTCLSLAAALPAPALAGDVTGSVADATDTRALQGAQLRIVELGRVAEADRDGSFRFANIPAGTYTIEATYVGAETRRVTIEVPESGNVTARIVLGTDGSILVLGQSANQASALSRQKAADGVESVLTRDAVGQFPDQNVAEALRRLPGVNILNDQGEGRFVSVRGLDPELNATSVNGVRLPAPESDVRSVALDVISSDSIESIEVKKSLTPDMDADTIGASIEIHTTSAFERRKNLLTAKIEGSYNDYSEKLTPKGSIDFAQRLGDNVGVSGGLSYYQRKFETDNIEADGWNEDDGRITTEEVNYRDYDVERERISANLNFDFRLGSSTKLYARGIYSQFDDQEYRRETSLKLEDAGEITGSGADLVYGDVDGELQVQRSLKDRFERQRIRSITLGGETDSDGWHAKYSVSYAKSTERENGSIDPANFEQSFEDDGLLLGLDFADPRRPRYTVGGDAGAIANFGDPSQYELDSVQVTGLSDSRDKEWGAKLDLGREFAMTGGTFTVQAGAKGRWRDKSYNLETQYWEMDGLTMADLVGNQTYRITDISPVLGKRGVRDFFDANRGDFELNELDSLFDSSVEDYSVSEDVAAAYLLGRWDSGTLRVIGGVRYEHTKNDIRANTVTLIEEGGELPDGSEADDDTVISVPNQFKRSYGDWLPSLTIRWEPQQNLVLRAAASKSLVRPKLSKLAPRFTIEQNEDNEREGEFGNPDLKPYEAWNFDAGVEYYLPNNGALSAGVFYKDIKNFIVDTNLEDAGEYNGIAFDEATIPINGDSAKVWGLELSYTQALRFLPAPLDGFLVNANYTYTDATGKVPTDGDITDLRKINLPAASKHTFNAALGYEKGPVSLRLAGTYRSKYLDELGDTAAEDRIIDNHFQLDLSAKVDVTEKVQVFYEWVNINNAKYYAYNNVGARQNLLQFEQYKWTMKFGARVKF; from the coding sequence ATGCACAAGTTTCGCACCGTCCGTTCGCGCATCCTGATCGGTACCTGCCTCTCGCTCGCGGCCGCGCTTCCCGCTCCCGCCCTTGCCGGCGACGTCACCGGCAGCGTGGCCGATGCCACCGACACCCGCGCACTGCAGGGCGCGCAGTTGCGCATCGTCGAACTGGGCCGCGTCGCCGAGGCCGACCGCGACGGCAGCTTCCGCTTCGCCAACATCCCCGCCGGCACCTATACGATCGAGGCGACCTATGTGGGCGCCGAGACGCGGAGGGTCACCATCGAGGTTCCCGAATCGGGCAACGTCACGGCGCGGATCGTGCTGGGCACCGACGGATCGATCCTCGTCCTCGGCCAGTCGGCGAACCAGGCGAGCGCCTTGTCGCGGCAAAAGGCGGCGGACGGCGTCGAGAGCGTGCTGACCCGCGACGCGGTCGGCCAGTTCCCCGACCAGAATGTCGCCGAAGCACTACGCCGCCTGCCCGGCGTGAACATCCTCAACGACCAGGGCGAAGGCCGCTTCGTCTCGGTGCGTGGGCTCGACCCCGAACTCAACGCGACCTCGGTCAACGGCGTGCGCCTGCCCGCGCCCGAAAGCGACGTCCGTTCCGTCGCGCTCGACGTGATTTCGAGCGACAGCATCGAATCGATCGAGGTCAAGAAGTCGCTGACCCCCGACATGGACGCCGACACGATCGGCGCGTCGATCGAGATCCACACGACGAGCGCCTTCGAGCGCCGCAAGAATCTGCTCACCGCGAAGATCGAGGGCAGCTATAATGATTATTCGGAAAAGCTGACCCCGAAGGGCAGCATCGATTTCGCGCAGCGCCTTGGCGACAATGTCGGCGTGTCGGGCGGCCTTTCCTATTATCAGCGCAAGTTCGAGACCGACAATATCGAGGCCGACGGCTGGAACGAGGACGACGGCCGGATCACGACCGAAGAGGTCAATTATCGCGACTATGACGTCGAGCGCGAGCGCATCTCGGCCAATTTGAACTTCGACTTCCGCCTCGGTTCGTCGACCAAGCTTTATGCCCGCGGCATCTACAGCCAGTTCGACGACCAGGAATATCGCCGCGAAACGAGCCTCAAGCTCGAGGATGCGGGCGAGATCACCGGCAGCGGCGCCGATCTCGTCTATGGCGACGTCGACGGCGAGCTTCAGGTCCAGCGTTCGCTGAAGGACCGTTTCGAGCGCCAGCGCATCCGCAGCATCACGCTGGGCGGCGAGACCGACAGCGACGGCTGGCACGCGAAATATTCGGTCAGCTATGCGAAATCGACCGAGCGCGAGAATGGATCGATCGACCCCGCGAATTTCGAACAGAGCTTCGAGGACGATGGCCTGCTGCTCGGGCTCGATTTCGCCGATCCGCGGCGGCCGCGCTATACGGTGGGCGGCGATGCGGGCGCGATCGCGAACTTCGGCGACCCGTCGCAATATGAACTCGACAGCGTGCAAGTCACCGGCCTGTCGGACTCGCGGGACAAGGAATGGGGCGCGAAGCTCGACCTTGGCCGCGAGTTCGCGATGACGGGCGGCACCTTCACCGTCCAGGCCGGCGCCAAGGGCCGCTGGCGCGACAAGAGCTATAATCTCGAAACGCAATATTGGGAGATGGACGGGCTGACGATGGCTGATCTCGTCGGCAACCAGACCTATCGCATCACCGACATCTCGCCGGTGCTGGGCAAGAGGGGCGTGCGCGACTTCTTCGACGCCAATCGCGGCGATTTCGAACTCAACGAGCTCGACTCGCTGTTCGATTCGTCGGTCGAGGATTATTCGGTGAGCGAGGATGTCGCCGCGGCCTATCTGCTCGGCCGCTGGGACAGCGGTACGCTGCGCGTGATCGGCGGCGTCCGCTATGAGCACACCAAGAACGACATCCGCGCCAACACGGTGACGCTGATCGAGGAGGGCGGCGAACTGCCCGACGGGTCGGAAGCCGATGACGATACCGTCATCAGCGTGCCCAACCAGTTCAAGCGCAGCTATGGCGACTGGTTGCCGAGCCTGACGATCCGCTGGGAACCGCAACAGAACCTCGTGCTGCGCGCCGCGGCATCGAAGAGCCTCGTCCGGCCGAAGCTGTCGAAGCTGGCGCCGCGCTTCACCATCGAGCAGAATGAAGACAACGAACGCGAGGGCGAATTCGGCAACCCCGACCTCAAGCCCTATGAAGCGTGGAATTTCGACGCGGGGGTCGAATATTATCTGCCGAATAACGGCGCGCTGTCGGCGGGTGTCTTCTACAAGGACATCAAGAATTTCATCGTCGATACCAACCTCGAGGACGCGGGCGAATATAATGGCATCGCATTCGACGAGGCGACGATCCCGATCAATGGCGACAGCGCCAAGGTCTGGGGCCTCGAACTCAGCTATACGCAGGCGCTGCGCTTCCTGCCCGCGCCGCTCGACGGCTTCCTGGTGAACGCGAACTACACCTATACCGACGCGACCGGGAAGGTGCCGACCGACGGCGACATCACCGACCTGCGCAAGATCAACCTGCCGGCCGCGTCGAAGCATACGTTCAACGCCGCACTGGGTTATGAAAAGGGCCCGGTCTCGCTCCGCCTTGCCGGCACCTATCGCTCGAAATATCTCGACGAACTCGGCGACACCGCGGCCGAAGACCGGATCATCGACAATCATTTCCAGCTCGACCTGTCGGCCAAGGTCGACGTGACCGAGAAGGTCCAGGTCTTTTACGAATGGGTGAACATCAACAACGCCAAATATTATGCTTATAACAATGTCGGCGCGCGGCAGAATCTGCTGCAGTTCGAGCAGTATAAATGGACGATGAAATTCGGCGCGCGGGTGAAGTTCTGA